A stretch of Dromaius novaehollandiae isolate bDroNov1 unplaced genomic scaffold, bDroNov1.hap1 HAP1_SCAFFOLD_45, whole genome shotgun sequence DNA encodes these proteins:
- the LOC135327040 gene encoding olfactory receptor 12D1-like, whose translation MDNQTEVSKFILLGLSSPQGLQQFLFMLFSLLYLSSLLGNVAIVTVVICEPRLRIPMYYFLCNLSCLDIFYSTVTIPKMLAGFLWGHQGISYTGCLSQLHFFHFLGSSEALLLAVMAYDRFVAICHPLRYTLIMSPRACLLLAAAAWVTGFLHALMHTVMTSRLHFCGPSHIHHFFCDIKPLVRLACNSNQLNLHLLSIITGSIAIGPFVFTLFSYLYIFSFLRLKVQSREGRRKSFSTCISHLTVVALFYVPVIFNYVPPSSGSSPRRDMIATLMYNVVSSVLNPLIYTLRNAEVKHALKRRLFSRQLLVQKMFCLAACVG comes from the coding sequence atggataaccagacagaggtgagcaagttcatcctgcttggcctgtccagccctcaagggctgcagcagttcctgttcatgctcttctccctgctctacctgtccagcctgctggggaatgtggcaattgtgactgtggtgatatgtgaacctcggctacgcatccccatgtactatttcctctgcaacctctcctgcctggatattttctactccacagttaccatccccaagatgctggctgggttcctctgggggcaccagggtatttcttacactggctgcctaagccagctccacttcttccacttcctgggcagcagcgaagctttgctgctggctgtcatggcctatgaccgctttgtggccatctgccacccgctgcgctacaccctgatcatgagcccacgggcctgcctgctgctggctgcagccgcttGGGTTACAGGCTTCCTtcatgctctgatgcacacagtcatgacctcccggctccatttctgtggccccagccacatccaccacttcttctgtgacatcaagcccctggtgagactagcctgcaatagcaaccagctcaacctgcacctgctcagcatCATCACAGGGAGTATTGCAATAGGCCCCTTTGtcttcacactcttttcttacctgtacatcttttccttcctccgactgaaagtccagtcaagggaggggaggaggaaatccttctccacttgcatctcccatctcacagtagtggccttattctatgtccctgttatttttaactatgtgCCACCTTCCTCAGGGAGTTCACCCAGGCGGGACATGATAGCCACCCTTATGTATAATGTTGTCAGCTCCGTCCTCAACCCTTTGATCTACACCCTGAGGAATGCGGAGGTGAAACATGccctaaagagaagacttttctccagacagttactagtgcagaaaatgttctgccttgcagcttgtgTGGGGTAG
- the LOC135327041 gene encoding olfactory receptor 14A16-like has protein sequence MSNSSFLTEFLLLAFADKRELQLLHFSLFMGFYLAAVLGNFLIISAIASDHRLHTPMYFFLLNLSILDFGSISTTVPRSMANSLWNTRAISYSGCAAQVFLFLFSISSEYYLLTVMAYDRCIAICRPLHYGTLMGSRACVQMAGAAWASGFLNAVLHTANTFSIPLCQGNAVEQFFCEIPQLLRLSCSDSYFRKAGVTAVSFCVACECFVFTVLSCVQIFRVVLRIPSEQGQHKAFSMCLPHLAVVSLFVITAMFAYLKPPSMSSPALELVVAVLCSVVPPTLNLLIYSMRNKEIKEALRKLIQRVVFYQS, from the coding sequence atgtccaacagcagcttcctcaccgagttcctcctcctggcatttgcggacaaacgggagctgcagctcttgcacttctcactcttcatGGGCTTCTACCTGGCTGCCGTCCTGGGCAACTTCCTCATCATCTCTGCCATAGccagtgaccaccgcctccacacccccatgtacttcttcctgctcaatctctccatcctggactttggctccatctccaccactgtccccagatccatggccaattccctgtggaacacaagggccatttcctactcaggatgtgctgcccaggtctttctgtttcttttctccatttcatcagaatattatctcctcactgtcatggcctatgaccgctgtattgccatctgcagacccctgcactatgggacactcatgggcagcagggcttgtgtccaaatggcaggagctgcctgggccagtggttttctcaatgcagtgctgcacactgcgaacacattttcaattccactctgccaaggcaatgctgtggagcagtttttctgtgaaattccccagctcctcaggctctcctgctctgactcctacttcaggaaagctggggttacTGCGGTTAGTTTTTGTGTAGCTTGTGAGTGTTTTGTGTTCACTGTGCTGTCCTGCGTGCAGATCTTCagggtcgtgctgaggatcccctccgagcagggccagcacaaagccttttccatgtgcctcccgcacctggccgtggtctccctgttcgtcatcactgcaatgtttgcctacctgaagcccccctccatgtcctccccagctctggagctggtggtggctgttctgtgctcagtggtgcctccaacactgaacctgctcatctacagcatgaggaacaaagagatcaaagaggcactgaggaaattgaTTCAACGTGTAGTATTTTACCAGTCATAg